One stretch of Aeromicrobium fastidiosum DNA includes these proteins:
- a CDS encoding ATP-dependent DNA ligase, giving the protein MEFGLVPMLARPVTSLPLEADLPGGCVYEPKFDGYRAMLYMEGGRCRIQSRHGHDITSAFPDIVAAAEIELPDGVVVDGELVVWGENAYDFIQVQRRITGPQRPFGLSPASFVAFDLLMWDDDDLRGEPLSARRRMLEMVLVDHLMPFQVVPQTTDRAEAADWMVEYRRNDIGIEGLVVKGLDSVYMPGRRGWLKLRFDDSWEAVVCAVVGDPTAPGCLVLGVPTAHGFDLIGTTSPISVKQQRDVGELVTVRPGPVDPAVVALATADATDVHAVHPTLVVEVASQPGGLQLVRVRPDLGPDEVAGSDES; this is encoded by the coding sequence ATGGAGTTCGGGCTGGTGCCCATGCTCGCGCGACCCGTGACGTCGCTCCCGCTCGAGGCCGACCTGCCGGGCGGCTGCGTGTACGAGCCCAAGTTCGACGGGTACCGCGCGATGCTCTACATGGAGGGCGGCCGCTGCCGCATCCAGTCGCGGCACGGGCACGACATCACCTCGGCGTTCCCCGACATCGTCGCGGCGGCCGAGATCGAGCTGCCCGACGGCGTGGTCGTCGACGGCGAGCTCGTCGTGTGGGGCGAGAACGCGTACGACTTCATCCAGGTGCAGCGGCGCATCACCGGCCCGCAGCGCCCGTTCGGCCTCAGCCCGGCCTCGTTCGTCGCGTTCGACCTGTTGATGTGGGACGACGACGACCTGCGCGGCGAGCCCTTGTCGGCGCGCCGCCGCATGCTCGAGATGGTGCTGGTCGACCACCTCATGCCGTTCCAGGTCGTGCCCCAGACGACCGACCGGGCGGAGGCCGCCGACTGGATGGTCGAGTACCGCCGCAACGACATCGGCATCGAGGGCCTCGTCGTCAAGGGCCTCGACTCCGTCTACATGCCGGGGCGGCGTGGCTGGCTCAAGCTGCGGTTCGACGACTCGTGGGAGGCTGTCGTGTGTGCCGTCGTCGGCGACCCGACCGCACCCGGCTGCCTCGTCCTGGGCGTGCCGACCGCCCATGGCTTCGACCTGATCGGCACGACGTCGCCCATCAGCGTCAAGCAGCAGCGCGACGTCGGCGAGCTCGTGACCGTCCGCCCGGGGCCCGTGGATCCGGCCGTCGTGGCGCTCGCGACCGCGGACGCGACCGATGTGCATGCGGTGCACCCCACGCTCGTCGTCGAGGTGGCTTCACAGCCGGGCGGCCTCCAGCTCGTGCGCGTGCGCCCAGACCTCGGTCCCGACGAGGTCGCCGGCAGCGACGAGTCGTAG
- a CDS encoding GGDEF domain-containing protein: protein MTLDTTTLRVAFGFVALTLLVLFYFVSFRTSRSAYCGWWCAALALFLAGSAAYLLDGTSQQVWANPLGSTLLVTGACSVWAGTRVLRGLRFSRTLFAGAPAVTALAAVLDDPADNAWAGGGPFLALMALMVGLASRELWLVRPTSTELLRRELTFSPSVRALALMSGGFSVFYTLRTVVFLWVGPDGELFDRYFGSQVATLVTTVLLAAVSFGMTSLSYERETEELRTRATRDGLTGLLNRAEFMRQAGAEWRSRHHGGAHGSLILADLDHFKAVNDTYGHPAGDNALQTFASVCRGIVRSSDLVGRYGGEEFIIFLPDLPVERAELIVGRISARLRETATPNGMPFPTVSYGIAPASAASDLDDAIERADRALYEAKASGRDRVILSDGEGPVTG, encoded by the coding sequence GTGACGCTGGACACGACGACCCTGCGGGTCGCGTTCGGGTTCGTCGCCCTGACCCTGCTCGTCCTGTTCTACTTCGTCTCGTTCCGGACGAGCCGCTCGGCCTACTGCGGCTGGTGGTGCGCGGCGCTGGCGCTGTTCCTGGCCGGATCGGCGGCCTATCTCCTCGACGGAACGTCGCAGCAGGTGTGGGCCAATCCGCTCGGCAGCACCCTCCTGGTCACGGGCGCGTGCAGCGTGTGGGCCGGCACGCGGGTGCTGCGCGGTCTGCGGTTCAGCAGGACGCTGTTCGCCGGGGCGCCCGCGGTCACGGCCCTGGCCGCCGTGCTCGACGACCCGGCCGACAACGCCTGGGCCGGCGGCGGCCCGTTTTTGGCGCTCATGGCGCTGATGGTGGGGCTGGCGTCCCGCGAGCTCTGGCTGGTCCGACCCACGTCCACCGAGCTGTTGCGCCGCGAGCTGACGTTCTCACCGTCCGTGCGGGCGCTGGCGCTGATGTCGGGCGGGTTCTCGGTGTTCTACACCCTGCGCACGGTCGTGTTCTTGTGGGTCGGCCCCGACGGCGAGCTGTTCGACCGCTACTTCGGTTCACAGGTCGCGACGCTCGTCACGACGGTGCTGCTGGCCGCCGTGTCGTTCGGCATGACGTCGCTGAGCTACGAGCGCGAGACCGAGGAGCTCCGCACCCGCGCTACCCGCGACGGGCTGACGGGCCTGCTCAACCGCGCGGAGTTCATGCGCCAGGCAGGGGCGGAGTGGCGCAGCAGGCACCACGGCGGCGCGCACGGGTCGCTGATCCTGGCCGACCTTGACCACTTCAAGGCCGTCAACGACACGTACGGGCACCCGGCCGGCGACAACGCGCTGCAGACCTTCGCGTCGGTGTGCCGCGGCATCGTGCGGTCGTCCGACCTGGTCGGCCGTTACGGCGGCGAGGAGTTCATCATCTTCCTGCCCGACCTCCCCGTCGAGCGGGCCGAGCTGATCGTGGGACGGATCAGCGCCCGGCTGCGCGAGACCGCGACGCCCAACGGGATGCCGTTCCCGACGGTCAGCTACGGCATCGCCCCGGCGTCCGCGGCCAGCGATCTCGACGACGCGATCGAGCGTGCCGATCGTGCCCTGTACGAGGCCAAGGCCAGCGGACGCGATCGGGTGATCCTCAGCGACGGCGAAGGGCCCGTCACGGGCTGA